The genomic segment AAGGCTACAGCATCCTAATTTTAGTTCAGTTGCTGATTTTTTCGTGTGTGTCATTGTCCATATGTCTCTCTACTGttctctgcctcttttttttttacttccatgatggaaataattcagttttctctctttggTAAAGCAGGCTGAGATTGTGAGGTAAGGGATAACAAAGTATTATGTTGATGCCAGGAAGGCCATATCCCAGAACATGAAGTATGCAGCCAGAGGAGAGCAGAGTTCCTTGGATATGCTGTGTTGTTGTCTGAAATTGAAGTCAGCTGTTAATCAGAATATCCCTTCATGTTCCTTCCCAGATCTACGAGCACAGGAAAATGAATCACGAGTTTCCAAGCCGCTTCAGTGGTCGGATACAATGGAATGGAAGTAAAGACATGCAGGATGTATCCATCACTGTGTTAAATGTCACCTTGAATGATTCGGGTATCTACACCTGTAATATCACCCGGGAGTTTGAGTTTGAGATTCACCGGCCTCTCTTCACAAGCTCCAGAGTGATCCACCTCACCGTGGTGGAGGAGGGTATGGAGGACTGGCAGAAATTGTGTCGTGTCCTAACTGGCCGTGGGTGTTTTACACAGGGACAGGATTTCTAGGAGGGAGATGACTGAGCTGCCAGACAGTCGTGTCAAGCAGAGGTTTCCACTTTATCTGGTCGGAACCCTCACCTCTCCCCTGGTGGCTCAGGGATGCTACAGCACACATTTTGCctggctgcccacagctgctccctcctcacttcctccccctccctctctGAACTCATTCTCCATTTTGATTTCAGTCTCTTGCATCCTCCTTTCCTTTGTACTGCTCTTCTGTCTTACTGTTATTCTTGTTTTTGCCCAGTTCTTTGCTGAGATCCTGGCTGTAGAAATCCTGCTGTCCACTCCAGAGTGGGACAGGTTTTACCcccatctttttattttgtgccttcccttcctttcttccctgccTGTTTTGATCTCTCTCCAAATCAGTGTTGGCACAGCATGCTCAAACAACTGCAGCAAGTAAGACACGTGAAGGAAGGGGTATGTGCAGCTGAGATAGGCTCATGGTGAGCAGTCTGTATGAATGTGTAGGTTGCAGAGAACACAAGACACAGGCAAGCCTATGCATCTTTGATACCAGTGGAAACATGCCCTGAAATTGCTGCTGGCGTGTTTTATTGGCAGCCTTACCTGTTTCTTGTCTTTTGACCCCTCACAGAGTAGTGGCAGTTGGGACTGTGTGATAAAGTGGGTTAGGAAAGAGGAGACGAGGGTGGGAAGGTCTgaatggagctgctgtgctccaacAGCTGTATGTAAATGACCAGagacaatttcattttcttaacagCTGGAGAAGACTTCACCTCAGTCATCTCTGAAATCATGATGTACATTCTGCTGGTCTTCCTCACCTTGTGGCTACTGATAGAAATGGTCTATTGCTACAGGAAAGTCTCTAAGGCAGAGGAGGCTGCCCAGGAAAATGCGTAAGTGTGAAATCTCTCCAGATGTCAGCTGTTCTACGAGGGGTCCTTCAGATGTCTCAGTGCAGGTCAGATTGCAAGAAGGCTGAACTTTGCTGTTGCACATTTCTAGCTGAGGTTTGCTGCGTGTGAAATCATTGCACTGGACGGGAGTACCTGAAGAGACAGTGCACTGGCAAGGGAGGGATGATGCACGTGGTAGGGAGGGTGGCCAAGGTGGGCAGGATTCCAAGGTGGCCCAATTTGAACCACGTGGAAATGCTCTCCTGGAAGGCCCACTTCTAGAGATGTGACTCACGAGTCTGTAGCCTATACTGTGATAAAGCAGTAGAAGAGGGTAATTCTGGCAGTTGACAGAGCAGCAATGTTCCAGTTTTTACGCTGGCCCATTCCAATCTTTTTTTACGTTCTCAGCTTAAGTAACAGTGATGGGAAAGCTGTATGCATAGGGTTTTACAGCAGGTAAGGCTCAGCATCTGCTTCTGGTTATGCCAAGGATCTTCTATGAATGATATTTGTTACCTCAGAGATACTCTGGGGAATTCAGCatctctgaaagagtgaaaGGACTTGAGCTACACACT from the Lagopus muta isolate bLagMut1 chromosome 22, bLagMut1 primary, whole genome shotgun sequence genome contains:
- the SCN3B gene encoding sodium channel subunit beta-3, giving the protein MMSSSLGTMAALPRLLCASSAALVVWAGFCSAVCVEVPSETEAVQGTDMKLLCISCMKREEVTASTVVEWFYRPEGGKDEPIYEHRKMNHEFPSRFSGRIQWNGSKDMQDVSITVLNVTLNDSGIYTCNITREFEFEIHRPLFTSSRVIHLTVVEEAGEDFTSVISEIMMYILLVFLTLWLLIEMVYCYRKVSKAEEAAQENATDYLAIPSENKENCAVPVEE